In one window of Temnothorax longispinosus isolate EJ_2023e chromosome 11, Tlon_JGU_v1, whole genome shotgun sequence DNA:
- the LOC139822300 gene encoding uncharacterized protein has product MNDCAIKLPSDNKWLQFNNYGRKKRVPFIVYADLECTLEKTAADPETSGIYQHHKVFSVGYYVHCSYDDSLSAYRFRRDNNCVAWFAEELKGLAHRVKNILSDNVPMADFTRDEWKKFNSLTQCHVCEKPFAPDDTRLRDHCHLTGRYRGPAHSTCNLNYKDSHFIPVIFHNLSGYDEHFIIKEIASAFEGKIDVLPITKEKYISFTKHVKDTTERSDSRNDIKLRFIDSYKFLSASLAKLSSFLDNDKLKIIRSKFSTLSDNDFELLTRKGVFPYEYIDCVEKLEDTCLPPRDSFYSSLTGETVSESDYAHAVNVWQQFSIQTLSEYSDLYLKTDVLLLADVFENFCDSCVASYGLDPAHYYTLPGFTWDAMLKHTRINFELLTDIDMIMFIERGIRGGFSQCSGRYAQANNKYMQSHDQSKPSSYLMYFDVNNLYGWAMCEPLPYADFRWVNISNFDVNAIASDSPTGYILEVDLKYPQCLHDAHADLPFCPTSDKPPGKRENKLLATLYNKERYIIHYRNLQQCTRHGLRVTKIHRVLQFTQSAWLRAYIELNTKFRTLAKNDFKKNLYKLMNNAVFGKTMENVRNHVDVRLLTYWDGRYGAEPIIAKPNFHSRSVFSENLVAIEMRKLKVKFNKPIYVGMCSLDISKTCLYEFHHEYMLPLYRDKCKVMYTPIRTALYTTSSATMCTRR; this is encoded by the coding sequence ATGAACGACTGCGCGATCAAGTTACCGAGCGATAACAAGTGGCTGCAATTCAACAACTACGGCAGGAAAAAACGAGTTCCGTTTATCGTATACGCCGACCTGGAATGTACCCTGGAGAAGACGGCAGCGGATCCTGAAACGTCCGGCATATACCAACACCATAAGGTATTTAGCGTCGGGTATTACGTGCATTGCTCATACGACGACTCATTATCCGCGTAtcgatttcgtcgcgataataactgcgtcgcgtggttcgccGAGGAACTGAAAGGATTGGCGCATCGCGTAAAGAACATCTTGTCCGACAATGTACCCATGGCggatttcacgcgagacgagtggaaaaaatttaacagtCTGACGCAATGTCACGTGTGCGAGAAACCGTTCGCGCCAGACGACACGCGGTTACGCGATCACTGTCATTTAACCGGTAGGTATCGAGGTCCCGCACATTCGACAtgcaatttgaattataagGATTCTCACTTCATCCCAGTAATATTCCACAATCTGTCGGGCTATGATGAGCATTTCATTATCAAAGAGATAGCTAGCGCGTTCGAAGGCAAGATCGATGTACTGCCTATAACAAAGGAAAAGTACATCTCATTTACTAAACACGTGAAAGACACCACGGAAAGATCTGATTCGCGAAACGATATAAAGTTAAGATTTATCGACTCGTATAAATTTCTGAGCGCGAGTCTCGCAAAATTGTCATCCTTCCtagataatgataaattaaaaattatacgttcaaAATTTTCCACGTTATCCGACAACGATTTTGAATTATTGACGCGAAAAGGTGTCTTTCCGTATGAGTACATTGACTGCGTCGAAAAGCTGGAGGATACATGTTTACCACCGCGCGATTCATTTTACAGTTCCTTGACGGGTGAAaccgtatccgagagcgattacgcgcacgccgtGAACGTCTGGCAACAGTTTTCCATTCAAACCTTGAGTGAATACAGCGATCTATACCTGAAAACCGATGTCTTGTTATTGGCCGacgtgtttgaaaatttttgcgaTAGCTGCGTCGCGAGTTACGGACTCGATCCAGCGCATTATTACACTCTACCAGGTTTCACGTGGGACGCTATGTTAAAACATACACGCATTAATTTCGAACTGCTCACAGACATTGATATGATAATGTTTATCGAACGTGGTATTCGCGGCGGTTTCAGTCAATGTTCCGGTAGATACGCGCAAGCTAATAACAAGTACATGCAATCTCACGATCAGTCGAAACCATCGTCGTACCTGATGTATTTCGATGTAAACAACTTGTACGGCTGGGCGATGTGTGAGCCATTGCCCTACGCAGATTTTCGATGGGTCAACATCTCGAACTTTGACGTGAACGCGATCGCTTCGGATTCACCCACAGGTTATATTCTCGAAGTTGATCTCAAGTATCCACAGTGTCTGCATGATGCGCACGCTGATctaccgttctgtccgacgAGCGATAAGCCGCCCGGCAAACGAGAAAACAAACTTCTCGCGACTTTATACAATAAGGAGCGTTACATCATTCATTATCGCAACCTACAACAGTGCACGCGCCATGGCCTTCGCGTCACTAAGATACATCGCGTATTGCAATTCACTCAATCTGCGTGGCTCCGCGCTTACATCGAactcaatacaaaatttagaacACTAGCCAAAAACGATTTCAAAaagaatttgtataaattaatgaacaaCGCTGTATTCGGTAAAACTATGGAGAATGTGCGCAATCACGTCGATGTAAGATTATTAACATACTGGGACGGACGATACGGTGCAGAGCCAATAATCGCGAAACCAAACTTTCACAGCAGGAGCGTGTTTTCGGAGAATCTAGTAGcaatagaaatgcgaaaactCAAGGTGAAGTTCAACAAACCAATCTACGTGGGTATGTGCAGCCTCGATATATCCAAGACATGTTTGTATGAATTTCATCACGAGTACATGTTACCGTTGTATCGCGACAAATGTAAAGTTATGTATACACCGATACGGACAGCCTTATATACCACATCGAGTGCGACGATGTGTACGAGACGATGA